The genomic interval CGCGCCCGCTCCCGTCCGCGGGCTCCGTCGCGGCCAGGTCGGCCGGGACGTCGAGCAGGACCGGACCGGGGCGGCCCTCCCGCGCGATGTGGAAGGCCTCGCGAAAGGCCCCCGGTATACGCGCCGGATCCTCGATCCGCTCGGCGCGCTTGGTGACCGGACCGGCCAGCCGCACGAGGTCCGGCGGCCGGAAGGTGTCCGGGCGCAGCGGGCCGGTGGTCCGGCGCGGACCGGCCGGCTCCCGGCCGATGATGCACACCAGCGGGACCGCGTCCTGCTGCGCCGCGTACAGCCCGGTGAGCAGGCGCGCCGCCCCCGGGCCCGCGGGCGCCGCGACGACGCCGGGCTTCCCGCTCGTACGGGCCCAGCCGTGCGCCATGTGCGTGGCGCCCTCTTCGTGGCGCGCCGACAGCCGCTCGATGCCGCGGGCCTCCGCCATCGCCGTGCAGAGGGGGAGGAGGGCGGCGCCCGGGCAGCCGAAGACGACCTCGACGCCCTCGTCCTTCATGACCCGGACGGCCGCCGTCCCCCATTGCCCCCGCGGCACGGGAGGCACCCCGACGGCGGGAATCCGCTGCGCCGCCATGGACTCAGTTTCCGGTGGGGTGTCCGGAGAGGCGTTCGACGCCGCGCAGGAGGGCGGAGTGGTCGAGGCCGCCGTCGCCTTGGGCGCGCAGGGAGGCGACGAGGCCGGCGACGACGGTGCCGACGGGGAGGGCGGCGCCGACGGTGCGGGCGGCGTCGGTGACGATGCCCATGTCCTTGTGGTGGAGGTCGATGCGGAAGCCGGGGCGGAAGTCGCGGGTTGTGAAGTTGTCCTTCTTGCGGGCCAGGACGGTGGAGCCGGCGAGGCCGCCGGCGAGGACGTCGAGGGCGGCGGTGAGGTCGACGCCGGACTTCTCCAGGAAGACGACGGCTTCGGCGCAGGCCTGGATGTTGACGGCGACGATGAGCTGGTTGGCGGCCTTGACGGTCTGGCCGCTGCCGTGGGGGCCGCAGCGCACGATGGTCTTGCCGAGGGTTTCGAGGAGGGGGCGGGCGGCGTCGAAGTCGGCCTGGTCGCCGCCGACCATGATGGACAGGACGGCTTCGAGGGCGCCGGCTTCGCCGCCGGAGACGGGGGCGTCCAGGACGCGGATGCTCTTGGCGGCGGCGGCCTGTGCGAGGTCGATGGAGGTCTGGGGGGTGATCGAGGACATGTCGATCAGCAGGGTGTGGGGGCGGGCGTTTTCGAGGATGCCGTCGGGGCCGTAGGCGATGGCCTCGACCTGGGGGGAGGCGGGGACCATGGTGATGACGATGTCGGCGTCGGCGACGGCCTCGGCGATCGATCCGGCCGCGGTGCCGCCGGCCGCCGCGAGGCGCTCGAGCTTGTCGGCCTCCAGGGTGAAGCCGGTGACCGGGTAGCCGGCCTTGATCAGGTTCTCGGCCATGGGCGAGCCCATGATGCCGAGACCGATCCATGCGATCTTGGGCAGGTTGCTCATGCGGGTGCCTTTCTCAAATGCTGTGCTGCGTCAGGAGCGGACGCGCTGTGCCGCGTCGGGGGCGGGCCGGGCCGTGCCGGGTCAGGGGCGGGCGGCGCGCAGGGGGGCCGGGAGCCACTCGAAGGCGCCGGCGCTCGGCCCGT from Streptomyces caniferus carries:
- a CDS encoding 2-hydroxy-3-oxopropionate reductase — protein: MSNLPKIAWIGLGIMGSPMAENLIKAGYPVTGFTLEADKLERLAAAGGTAAGSIAEAVADADIVITMVPASPQVEAIAYGPDGILENARPHTLLIDMSSITPQTSIDLAQAAAAKSIRVLDAPVSGGEAGALEAVLSIMVGGDQADFDAARPLLETLGKTIVRCGPHGSGQTVKAANQLIVAVNIQACAEAVVFLEKSGVDLTAALDVLAGGLAGSTVLARKKDNFTTRDFRPGFRIDLHHKDMGIVTDAARTVGAALPVGTVVAGLVASLRAQGDGGLDHSALLRGVERLSGHPTGN